Genomic DNA from Gimesia aquarii:
GGGAAGTTCGCCCAAAAAATCCCATCGATCCTGATTTTTTGATGCATCACCCGTTTCCAACATACGTCGCGTCCAGAAAATGGCACGCTCCGCACCAGCATTGAAACCTTCGGGATCAAATAGAGCAGCTTGATCATGATTTCCCAGGAGGGATTTCTGGCAGCGTTTACGAACCAGATCAATACACTCGCGCGGGTTGGGACCATATCCAATGATGTCTCCCAGGCAATAAATCTCGCTGATTTCACGGCGGTCAATGTCAGCCAGAACCGCTTCCAACGCTTCAAGATTTCCGTGAATATCACTTATTATTGCTCTTAACAACGGATAACTCCCACTATCTGTTACCGGAGCCTCATAACAAACAGGCAAATCTCCCGGTAATAATCATTGAAGACACCTCAATCTGAGAGGCGACCTTCGGTAAATAAAACACCCTGCATTCGAAAGGTAAATTGATACCGCGTACATAGAATCCTGTCTGTTCCTAACAGGATGTTTGAGAGTCGACTGCAAAGCCCTTTGAGCTACTTTGATACGATTATTTATGATCTCAGACTACTATACATTCGCAACCCAAGTCTGGAATATTTCAATTCAGCACCAATAGTAGCAGTACACGGGTACCATCTCAAGGCTCTGTTTGCAGTTGTCATTCGCTATTAAATGGTAATTCTTTCGTATTTCGTAATAAATTCCATTAGGAATTCGATCTCAACTTATAAAACAATGACCCAAAAGGATCTAAATCACAGTAAAGTCATTAGCCACTTCAAATTTATCTGCTCGCAAGCTCCCTCAAGATTGAATTCTCTCTCTTATTTCTTGTCAATTCAGGTGATTTACCGTAGATCGAATCAAATGCACCTTCATTTCACATTATAGGAATTATACACATCTTAACAGAATAGGATACTCCATTACGAAGGCATTAAAACTCGCACAATTGACACTATTGTTCTTCTAACAATGTTGTAGTGTTATGAATGTTGCTTTTTTGCAACGGCCACACCTGGGATTTCAGATTCTGATTCCGTTCTGATTCCCAAAAACAACAGACGTCATAACAGCATGTTGCCAGTTTGAAACTTATGCCCTATGTTTTCAATATCCCTTCATTACTGTTTGCTCCCCAGCTTCACAGTTAGACAAAAAGTTCCTCCAATCAGGTAACTATGTGTCTGGTGTGAAATTTAACTCGATTTGCTCATTTGTTTCGAGGAAATCAAATTTCCAGCGAGCTCTGCTTTTGAAATCAATCATTGATTTTAAATCGAGCAATAAACAGATTTTCAATTTCAAATTTTGAATCCAAGTGAAACATCCTATGTACTTCACAATCAGATTCAGCTGTACGACGATTACAGCATAACTAGCACACTTTGGGTGAGACAAAATCAATGAAGACAAATTCTGGTTCATTACTGGTAGTTGACGACGATCAAAATATTCTGGAAGCGATGGCTGACTATTTAAGAAGTCTCGGCCATCGTACAGAAACATCATTAACATGTCTGGATGCTATTGAGCGTCTGAAGGAATTCCCATTCCAAGTGGTCGTCTGCGATGTCAATTTACCAGACCAGGATGGCTTTCAATTGTTGGAATGGGTGAAAGAGAACTCTCCTGAAACTGCCGTAATTATGTTGACAGGATTCGGAACTATCGAAAGTGCCGTAGAGGCGATTCGGCTTGGTGCTTTCGAATATTTGACCAAACCAGTCATTGATGAAGAACTAAGCCTGACCATTGAACGATGTTTGGAACAGAGGCAGGTTGTAGAGGAAAACAAGTCACTAAAAGCACAACTCGATCAGCGTTTTGGTCTGGCAAATATCGTGGGTCAAGACTACAAAATGCAGAAGATGTTTGATTTGATCGAAAGTGTAGCAGATACTCGGACGACGGTCTTGATTCTGGGTGAAAATGGTACGGGAAAAACGATGACTGCACGTGCGATTCACCAGCTTAGCGATCGCTGCAGTAAACCATTTGTTGAAGTTGCCTGTGGCGCGCTTCCAGACACTTTACTCGAGAGTGAGCTATTCGGTCATAAAGCTGGCGCCTTTACGGGGGCAACTCATGACAAAATTGGCAAGTTTTTACAGGCGGATGGTGGTACATTGTTCCTAGATGAAATTGCCACGTCTTCTCCCAGTCTGCAGGTAAAATTGTTGCGGGTTTTGCAGGATCGTGAATTCGAAGCAGTTGGTGATAATAAAACTCATTCTGTTGATATTCGTCTCATTCTGGCAACCAATCAAAATTTGGAAGAGATGGTAGCCAAAGGAGAATTCAGACAGGATTTATATTATCGCATAAACGTAATTACATTGACTCAGCCTGCCCTTAGAGAACGCATCAGTGACATTCCGCTACTGATCGAACACTATCTCAAAATTTATAACGAACAAGTTGGCAAATCCATCAAAGGTTTTGATGCTTCTGCAGTTCAAGCAATGTTAAAATATTCCTGGCCAGGTAATGTTCGAGAGCTCATTAATGTCATTGAGCGGTCGGTTGTGTTGACAAAAGGTGATTACATTCGAATTCATGATCTTCCCGAACAAATTCGTCAGGAACAATCATTTTTGGCGTCTTCTAGCAATCGAGTGGGGAATGCCTCATTGAAGAGTGCTTTAGCAAACCCTGAACGTCAAATCATTATCGAAGCCCTTGAGGCCAATGGATGGAATCGACAAAACACGGCCAAAGCCTTGGGAATCAATCGCACAACACTTTATAAGAAAATGAAGAAGTACGAAATCGATTTCGAAAAGCAACTAATGCACTAATGCACTAATCATTAACCTTGCTTTGCTCTACTTATCAAGGATGCACGTCGTTCAAACGTGCATCCTTTTTGCATTCTGAAACCTTTCATATGCAGTATTACCATTCATTTGAGTAAAACAGATCAGGTTTGTTTTATCCCTTCATCTTACGAAATAAAATGACCGATACTTTTGAGAGAATAGAACAATCTACTTACGTATTTAGCGAACAAACGCTCCATCATCTCATTTCCAGGAGGGGGGAAACATGAGATTCTCGCTGATTATGATCGTCACGATTTCGTGTACTCTTACCAGTTCGGC
This window encodes:
- a CDS encoding sigma-54-dependent transcriptional regulator — encoded protein: MKTNSGSLLVVDDDQNILEAMADYLRSLGHRTETSLTCLDAIERLKEFPFQVVVCDVNLPDQDGFQLLEWVKENSPETAVIMLTGFGTIESAVEAIRLGAFEYLTKPVIDEELSLTIERCLEQRQVVEENKSLKAQLDQRFGLANIVGQDYKMQKMFDLIESVADTRTTVLILGENGTGKTMTARAIHQLSDRCSKPFVEVACGALPDTLLESELFGHKAGAFTGATHDKIGKFLQADGGTLFLDEIATSSPSLQVKLLRVLQDREFEAVGDNKTHSVDIRLILATNQNLEEMVAKGEFRQDLYYRINVITLTQPALRERISDIPLLIEHYLKIYNEQVGKSIKGFDASAVQAMLKYSWPGNVRELINVIERSVVLTKGDYIRIHDLPEQIRQEQSFLASSSNRVGNASLKSALANPERQIIIEALEANGWNRQNTAKALGINRTTLYKKMKKYEIDFEKQLMH